The following proteins are co-located in the Shouchella hunanensis genome:
- a CDS encoding MDR family MFS transporter: MAIVAEGSGAANEPNKQAVNPIPIIAVLLSGAFVAILSETILNVALNAIMADFGIQSSTAQWLVTGYMLVIGTLIPISAYFMQRFTTRQLFITAMTLFCTGTLVAGLSPFFTLLLLGRLTQAVGTAIMIPLLINIILAVIPIEKRGASMGMVGLVIMFAPAIGPTVSGVIVENLSWRWLFFIILPIALGSLLFGIKVLTNIAEVSKPKLDILSFLLSTLGFGGVVYGFSAAGKGDASFADPAVFTFLIVGFVSLGIFVFRQLKLESPLLDVRVFRYPMFTIGLLMVMMVMMTMFAMMLVMPIYMQGALAFTPIIAGLVMLPGGLLNGAMSPIMGRLFDKFGPRPLLIPGTIILATIVFTYRFTVPGVPVWIVIVQQAILMIAVAMIMMPAQTNGLNQIPEKLYPHGTAIMNTLMQVSGAIGAALFISVMETGQQSYLNDQGTTLAEATEGQVVEALTYGSQQSFSTGFYMAIITIILALLVKRTTQTKKTNG, from the coding sequence ATGGCAATCGTTGCTGAGGGTAGTGGTGCAGCAAATGAACCAAATAAGCAAGCTGTCAATCCAATACCAATTATTGCTGTTCTTCTTTCTGGTGCCTTCGTTGCCATTTTAAGTGAGACGATTCTTAACGTCGCATTAAATGCAATTATGGCTGATTTTGGCATTCAATCTAGTACAGCCCAGTGGCTCGTGACAGGGTATATGCTTGTCATTGGAACACTGATTCCTATATCCGCTTATTTTATGCAGCGGTTTACAACAAGGCAGTTATTTATTACAGCAATGACGTTGTTTTGTACTGGAACATTGGTTGCTGGTTTAAGCCCCTTCTTTACTCTCTTACTTCTAGGGCGCTTAACACAAGCTGTAGGTACAGCTATTATGATTCCATTGCTTATTAACATTATTTTAGCAGTCATTCCGATTGAAAAACGTGGTGCCTCAATGGGTATGGTTGGCTTAGTTATCATGTTTGCACCGGCAATTGGTCCGACTGTATCAGGTGTCATCGTAGAAAATCTATCTTGGCGCTGGTTATTCTTTATTATTCTTCCTATTGCGTTAGGCTCTCTCTTATTTGGAATAAAGGTGTTAACAAATATAGCCGAAGTATCGAAACCAAAACTTGATATATTATCATTTCTACTATCAACACTTGGTTTTGGGGGAGTCGTTTATGGCTTTAGTGCAGCCGGAAAAGGAGATGCGAGCTTTGCAGATCCAGCTGTATTTACCTTCTTAATCGTCGGTTTTGTTTCGTTAGGGATTTTTGTCTTTCGACAACTTAAACTTGAATCACCGTTATTAGATGTACGGGTATTCCGGTACCCTATGTTCACCATCGGCCTTCTCATGGTGATGATGGTCATGATGACGATGTTTGCAATGATGCTAGTCATGCCCATTTATATGCAAGGAGCACTAGCATTCACGCCCATTATTGCAGGACTTGTTATGCTTCCAGGTGGATTATTAAATGGGGCAATGTCACCTATCATGGGGCGTTTGTTTGATAAATTCGGACCACGTCCGTTATTAATACCAGGAACAATTATTTTAGCAACGATTGTATTTACGTATCGGTTTACGGTTCCTGGTGTACCTGTTTGGATTGTCATTGTCCAGCAAGCCATTCTTATGATTGCTGTTGCAATGATTATGATGCCTGCGCAAACCAATGGCTTAAACCAAATACCAGAGAAGCTGTATCCACATGGAACAGCCATAATGAACACCCTCATGCAAGTATCTGGCGCTATTGGTGCGGCACTGTTTATTTCCGTAATGGAGACAGGTCAGCAAAGTTACCTAAATGATCAAGGTACAACACTAGCTGAAGCAACGGAAGGTCAAGTTGTGGAAGCCTTAACTTATGGCTCTCAACAAAGTTTCTCTACTGGTTTTTATATGGCAATTATTACAATCATATTGGCCCTACTCGTTAAAAGAACCACACAAACAAAAAAGACAAACGGTTAA
- a CDS encoding VanZ family protein, with product MKKISSWCAVIIWMALIFYLSHQPGGESSHLSGGVLTFIHALIPMFDLHENEWIHTFVRKGAHLGAYLILGALFMIALRSSYQTTLRKRAFIAFISSFLYAISDEVHQLFVPGRSGQATDVLIDSLGAAIGIGIYLAISRFMSSRNRSPR from the coding sequence ATGAAAAAAATTAGTAGCTGGTGTGCAGTTATTATTTGGATGGCTTTAATCTTTTACCTCTCTCACCAACCTGGAGGGGAATCATCTCATTTAAGCGGTGGCGTTCTTACATTCATTCATGCGCTCATCCCCATGTTTGACTTGCATGAAAATGAATGGATTCATACATTTGTAAGAAAAGGCGCACATCTTGGAGCATACCTTATTCTTGGTGCGCTATTTATGATTGCTCTTCGTTCTAGTTATCAAACAACTCTGCGTAAAAGAGCCTTTATAGCATTTATTAGTAGCTTTCTTTATGCTATTTCTGATGAAGTTCATCAATTGTTTGTTCCAGGTCGAAGTGGACAAGCAACTGATGTTCTCATTGATAGTTTAGGCGCGGCGATTGGAATCGGTATTTATTTAGCTATTTCAAGATTTATGAGCAGCAGAAACCGTTCTCCTCGATAA
- a CDS encoding metallophosphoesterase family protein: protein MKNVFVVGDIHGCFDELNELLQHWDKEQDQLVFLGDYIDRGKDSRKVLEFIQNLVQTDGAIALKGNHERMFIDWLNEWQTERFIRNGGKETIYSLLGTDTEIDERRAIAEAYPQTIHFLKNLPLYYEWGDYLFVHAGINPALPDWKQNTEHDLLWIRDAFHYQTNPTTKVIIFGHTPVQMLHPEPQSQPWISSCTTKIGMDGGLVFGGKLLGLRVSSTGTYEWFEQQKHE, encoded by the coding sequence TTGAAGAATGTATTTGTGGTGGGTGATATTCACGGTTGCTTTGATGAGCTCAATGAATTGTTACAGCATTGGGACAAGGAACAAGATCAACTCGTCTTCTTAGGCGATTATATTGATCGCGGGAAAGACTCACGAAAAGTACTTGAGTTCATTCAAAACCTTGTTCAAACAGATGGAGCAATTGCGCTAAAGGGAAATCATGAACGAATGTTTATTGATTGGCTTAACGAATGGCAAACAGAACGTTTTATTCGTAACGGGGGAAAAGAAACGATTTATTCACTTCTAGGTACTGATACAGAAATAGATGAACGTCGTGCTATTGCAGAGGCGTATCCTCAAACGATTCATTTCCTAAAGAATCTCCCACTTTACTACGAATGGGGTGACTATTTATTCGTTCATGCAGGTATTAACCCAGCCCTACCGGATTGGAAACAAAATACTGAACATGATTTACTTTGGATAAGAGACGCCTTTCACTATCAAACAAATCCGACCACCAAAGTCATTATCTTTGGCCATACACCTGTTCAAATGCTTCATCCTGAACCGCAGAGTCAACCCTGGATTTCATCTTGCACAACAAAGATTGGAATGGACGGTGGTCTTGTATTTGGTGGGAAGCTCCTTGGTCTTCGAGTATCATCAACAGGTACGTATGAATGGTTTGAGCAACAAAAGCACGAATAG
- the safA gene encoding SafA/ExsA family spore coat assembly protein, whose translation MKTLLTFFTTLLLSVTLVYGFSSEAKAASTHTVQSGDTMWKIAVRYQIGVQEIIDANPQLSNPNVIYPGQTIQLPTQQSQEQSIEQEVVRLVNAERAKHGLQPLKENWELSRVARFKSADMRDKNYFSHTSPTYGSPHQMIRDFGIQYRASGENIAAGQTTAQAVFNSWMNSSGHRQNILSPTYTEIGVGYAEGGSYRHYWTQMFISR comes from the coding sequence ATGAAAACATTACTCACTTTTTTTACTACACTTTTATTGTCTGTCACTTTAGTCTATGGTTTTTCATCAGAAGCAAAGGCAGCGTCAACACACACTGTTCAATCTGGTGATACAATGTGGAAAATTGCGGTTCGCTACCAAATTGGTGTTCAAGAAATAATTGATGCGAATCCACAGCTTTCCAACCCAAATGTGATTTATCCGGGTCAAACGATTCAGCTTCCTACTCAGCAGTCTCAAGAACAATCCATTGAACAAGAAGTCGTTCGTCTCGTTAATGCAGAACGTGCAAAGCATGGTTTGCAGCCTTTAAAAGAAAATTGGGAACTTTCCCGTGTTGCCCGATTTAAATCAGCTGATATGCGAGATAAGAACTATTTTAGTCACACATCTCCTACATACGGAAGTCCACATCAAATGATTCGCGATTTCGGCATTCAATACCGTGCTTCAGGGGAAAACATCGCTGCTGGTCAAACAACTGCACAAGCTGTGTTTAATTCTTGGATGAATAGCTCAGGGCACCGACAAAATATATTGTCTCCAACCTATACTGAAATTGGCGTTGGTTATGCGGAAGGAGGCTCTTATCGTCACTATTGGACGCAAATGTTCATTAGTCGATAA
- a CDS encoding MBL fold metallo-hydrolase codes for MFKKRVNERFKNNVHMVEGNVTFQKIQLNTISFATDGIIIDAAAASVKSLFTPFWEKHNIDGLYCTHIHEDHTGCASWFENERGVPIFLNERSLSEAKRRGSYPLYRRLYWGTRLPFSPISMPERFESRRSKWRSIHTPGHSYDHTSLLNESTGQLFSGDLYVQTKTKVVMKSESIPTIIDSLRKVLQFEFDDVFCSHAGYLPRGRTNLLNKLQYLQEIQENVLTLHKQGLSTKDIQRRLFSRKYPITFFSYGQWDSKHMITSILKEASST; via the coding sequence ATGTTTAAAAAAAGGGTAAACGAACGGTTTAAGAACAATGTCCATATGGTTGAAGGAAATGTAACGTTCCAGAAGATACAGTTAAACACAATCAGTTTTGCTACTGACGGTATTATTATTGATGCCGCCGCCGCTTCTGTTAAATCACTCTTCACCCCATTTTGGGAAAAACACAACATAGATGGACTGTATTGTACTCATATACATGAGGATCATACTGGTTGCGCATCTTGGTTTGAAAATGAAAGAGGTGTTCCAATTTTTTTAAATGAACGCTCACTATCAGAGGCAAAACGAAGAGGCTCTTACCCACTTTATCGGCGCTTGTACTGGGGAACCCGTCTACCTTTTAGTCCCATTTCTATGCCCGAAAGGTTTGAAAGCAGAAGGTCTAAATGGCGCAGTATTCATACCCCTGGTCACTCTTATGACCATACGTCACTATTAAATGAATCAACTGGTCAATTATTCTCTGGTGATTTATACGTGCAAACAAAAACAAAAGTCGTTATGAAAAGTGAATCCATTCCAACGATTATTGATTCTTTAAGGAAGGTTCTTCAATTTGAATTTGATGACGTTTTTTGTTCTCATGCTGGCTATTTGCCAAGAGGAAGAACTAATCTTCTTAATAAACTGCAGTATTTGCAAGAAATTCAAGAAAACGTTTTGACTTTACATAAACAAGGCCTTTCTACTAAAGACATTCAGCGACGTTTATTTTCACGAAAATACCCAATTACGTTTTTTTCATATGGCCAGTGGGACTCAAAGCATATGATTACGTCCATATTAAAAGAAGCTTCGTCTACCTAA
- a CDS encoding L,D-transpeptidase family protein, translating into MYTHIVQPGETLYAISNDFRIDLITLLSANHLHPSSQLFVGQSIIIPTLPDPQTIPYSIHVSLNQHQLSLYHNGQLIQQYPIAVGKMLTQTPTGSYVIINKAPNPGGPFGVMWMSLSKQHYGIHGTNDPSSIGRSVSHGCIRMYNQDVTQLAATIPIGTPVTISP; encoded by the coding sequence CTGTATACACATATTGTTCAACCTGGGGAAACTTTATACGCTATTTCAAACGATTTTAGAATTGATCTTATTACGTTATTATCTGCCAATCATCTGCACCCTTCAAGTCAGCTTTTCGTTGGGCAGTCAATCATCATTCCCACTTTACCAGATCCACAAACAATTCCTTACAGCATTCACGTATCCTTAAACCAGCACCAGCTATCACTTTATCACAATGGTCAACTCATTCAACAGTACCCAATTGCAGTAGGGAAAATGCTCACTCAAACCCCAACCGGTTCTTATGTCATTATAAACAAAGCACCTAATCCAGGGGGCCCATTCGGTGTCATGTGGATGTCTTTATCAAAACAGCATTATGGGATTCATGGAACAAACGACCCGTCTTCTATCGGACGTTCGGTTTCACACGGTTGCATTCGAATGTACAACCAGGACGTAACACAACTAGCTGCAACCATTCCTATTGGCACACCTGTCACAATTTCACCGTAA
- a CDS encoding SGNH/GDSL hydrolase family protein, translating to MSTIHNERILFIGDSITDCNRNRSEREHDSDRLGHGYVSFIHALLQATYPSKHYKVTNKGIGGNTIRDLQERWQRDVLTLKPDLLFIMIGINDVWRQFDQPSDFAQHVYPDEFTGTYRQLVEQSSAKKICLLSPFYIQSEKGDPMRKMMDHYGDLTKSVAETCHVSFIDLQKQTFDPLMQGLDDIEIAQDRIHPSSVGHMAIARTILKHLDFKWDN from the coding sequence ATGTCAACTATTCATAACGAACGCATCCTTTTTATTGGTGATTCTATTACAGATTGCAATCGGAACCGAAGCGAAAGAGAACATGATTCTGATCGATTAGGTCACGGCTATGTTTCTTTTATTCATGCCCTCTTACAAGCAACGTACCCTAGTAAGCATTATAAAGTGACCAACAAAGGCATTGGTGGCAACACCATTCGTGACTTACAAGAGCGTTGGCAAAGAGACGTTTTAACATTAAAACCAGATTTACTCTTTATCATGATTGGTATAAATGATGTTTGGCGACAATTCGATCAACCTTCTGATTTCGCTCAACATGTCTATCCAGACGAATTTACAGGAACGTATCGTCAACTCGTCGAGCAGTCTTCAGCTAAGAAGATTTGTCTACTGTCTCCCTTTTATATTCAAAGTGAAAAAGGAGACCCGATGCGAAAAATGATGGATCATTACGGAGATCTGACAAAGTCAGTTGCCGAAACATGCCACGTCTCATTTATTGATCTACAAAAACAAACGTTTGATCCATTAATGCAAGGGCTAGACGACATTGAAATTGCTCAAGATCGTATCCACCCTTCTTCTGTAGGGCATATGGCGATTGCGAGAACCATTTTAAAGCATTTAGACTTTAAATGGGACAACTAG
- a CDS encoding cold-shock protein, which produces METGTVKWFNAEKGFGFIEREGNDDVFVHFSAITGEGFKTLEEGQRVSFEIEDGARGPQAANVVKEG; this is translated from the coding sequence ATGGAAACAGGTACAGTTAAGTGGTTCAACGCAGAAAAAGGATTCGGCTTCATCGAGCGCGAAGGTAACGACGATGTATTCGTTCACTTCTCAGCGATCACTGGCGAAGGCTTCAAGACGTTAGAAGAAGGTCAAAGAGTTTCTTTCGAAATCGAAGATGGCGCACGTGGCCCTCAAGCTGCTAACGTAGTTAAAGAAGGTTAA
- a CDS encoding nucleotidyltransferase domain-containing protein, translating to MRTGMGRQEEAVQQIAESLKKDERVEAVFLKGSMGRGEHDAFSDVDLYVLVREEEKVAFLEDRLKHLQAYREIVFHEDIFIIAPQIIAVYDNLLHVDFYTVTEKTFVSKDFFSIVYDPNQRLDQYREKQTLVLTQQEFEDEAYDVAWFLFQYYKANQRSNHAWAAHLLSYVHARLAKVLLHHYAPERAQLGLKALEKNVPASIAESFLKGMNDSTPARHKQAVKRTVALLKDEHEWLQSEIKENLQVPLFWERMIKELT from the coding sequence ATGAGAACAGGAATGGGTAGACAAGAGGAAGCAGTGCAGCAAATCGCTGAAAGTTTAAAAAAAGACGAACGTGTAGAGGCTGTGTTCTTAAAAGGGTCCATGGGAAGAGGCGAGCATGATGCATTTTCAGACGTCGATCTTTATGTGCTCGTTCGTGAAGAAGAGAAAGTGGCGTTTCTCGAAGATCGGCTGAAGCATCTTCAGGCATACAGAGAGATCGTATTTCATGAAGACATTTTTATTATTGCTCCACAGATTATTGCCGTTTATGATAACTTATTACACGTTGATTTTTACACGGTTACAGAAAAAACGTTCGTATCAAAAGATTTCTTCTCGATCGTTTATGATCCCAATCAACGGCTAGATCAGTATCGAGAAAAGCAAACGCTGGTGTTAACTCAGCAGGAGTTTGAAGACGAAGCATATGATGTGGCTTGGTTCTTGTTCCAATATTATAAAGCCAATCAACGAAGCAATCATGCGTGGGCAGCTCATCTCCTGAGTTATGTACATGCTCGATTAGCAAAAGTTCTCTTGCATCATTACGCTCCAGAACGGGCTCAGCTCGGTTTAAAAGCACTAGAGAAAAATGTTCCAGCCTCCATTGCTGAGTCATTTTTAAAAGGAATGAACGATTCAACACCAGCTCGACATAAACAAGCTGTAAAAAGAACCGTCGCTTTATTGAAAGATGAGCATGAATGGCTTCAATCTGAAATAAAAGAGAACTTACAAGTTCCTCTTTTCTGGGAGCGTATGATTAAAGAATTAACATAA
- a CDS encoding pentapeptide repeat-containing protein, with the protein MEREWTSDCQQCMGLCCVALPYMESADFPSDKPIGEPCVHLSTMNHCAIHDSLRTCGYKGCVTYECFGAGQYVSQTLYAKQSWRENPHLSKEMFAVFPVVQRVHEMIVYLNEAIAVAGDVLVEELLSLKQALMERTEQMPNAIMQIDIDRFHGQVGQLLNEVSVAYRKSFKQKPLATDLIGKKLKGASLRGASFRGKWLMAANLKGADLREVDFLGADLRDAQLHGANMKDALFLTQSQVNGAVGNKETILPSGLVKPNHWNEVG; encoded by the coding sequence ATGGAGAGGGAATGGACATCAGATTGTCAACAATGTATGGGTTTGTGCTGTGTTGCGCTACCCTATATGGAATCTGCAGACTTCCCGAGTGATAAACCAATTGGAGAGCCTTGCGTCCATTTATCTACTATGAATCATTGCGCTATCCATGACAGCTTACGTACATGTGGCTATAAGGGCTGTGTCACCTATGAGTGCTTTGGGGCAGGTCAGTATGTATCTCAAACGCTCTATGCGAAACAGAGCTGGAGAGAGAATCCCCACCTGTCTAAAGAGATGTTTGCTGTTTTTCCGGTTGTTCAGCGAGTTCATGAGATGATTGTTTACCTCAATGAAGCAATAGCTGTTGCTGGTGATGTTCTCGTAGAGGAACTATTATCACTTAAACAAGCATTAATGGAGAGAACTGAGCAGATGCCGAATGCGATTATGCAGATAGACATTGATCGATTTCATGGTCAAGTAGGGCAGTTGCTAAATGAAGTTAGCGTAGCCTACCGAAAGTCGTTCAAGCAAAAGCCGTTAGCGACCGATTTGATTGGAAAGAAGCTAAAGGGTGCATCTCTAAGAGGGGCATCGTTCCGAGGAAAGTGGCTTATGGCGGCGAATTTAAAAGGAGCAGATCTACGAGAAGTAGACTTTCTTGGAGCAGATTTGCGAGATGCTCAATTACACGGTGCAAACATGAAGGATGCGCTTTTTTTAACCCAGTCACAAGTGAATGGAGCAGTAGGGAATAAAGAGACGATTCTCCCAAGTGGGTTAGTAAAGCCAAATCACTGGAACGAAGTCGGTTGA
- a CDS encoding N-acetylmuramoyl-L-alanine amidase, whose product MNIIQDFIPASNGNRPGYALNPTYITIHETANTSAGANAAMHARYVKNPTTAVSWHFTVDDGQTIYQHLPLNENGWHAGDGGSGTGNRQSIGIEICVNRDGDFQQAMRNAGQLTRQLMDQFQIPLDRVVAHQHWSGKRCPANIINAGGIEMFRTLIPNASTIPVEEENNAPAPSPQPTSPPSNGSGNQTTGSIVTYLNSIGVDSSFENRARLASQNGIQNYTGTAEQNTRLLSLLRNGQESSGNTPSPSPAPPPSSGSGNQTTGSIVTYLNSIGVDSSFENRARLARQNGIQNYTGTAEQNTRLLSLVRNGNVTPPSNSGNQTTGSIVTYLNSIGVDSSFENRARLARQNGIQNYTGTAAQNTQLLQRLRNGGSNHSSSLPKARQGEGIVDYLNRIGVDSSFSNRSRLASQYGIANYRGTAQQNSRLLNQLSG is encoded by the coding sequence ATGAATATCATCCAAGACTTTATCCCTGCTTCTAATGGAAATCGACCTGGTTATGCGTTGAATCCGACCTATATTACTATTCATGAAACCGCTAATACAAGCGCCGGAGCCAATGCTGCGATGCACGCTAGATATGTAAAAAACCCTACTACTGCAGTCAGTTGGCATTTTACTGTTGATGATGGCCAAACAATCTATCAGCACTTGCCATTAAATGAAAACGGTTGGCATGCAGGCGATGGTGGTAGTGGAACAGGAAACCGTCAATCAATTGGAATTGAAATTTGTGTGAACCGAGATGGTGACTTCCAACAGGCGATGCGAAATGCGGGACAATTAACTCGTCAATTGATGGATCAGTTTCAAATCCCTCTTGACCGTGTTGTGGCACACCAACATTGGAGTGGAAAACGCTGCCCCGCCAATATTATAAATGCAGGTGGAATTGAAATGTTCCGTACATTAATTCCAAATGCAAGCACTATTCCAGTAGAAGAGGAAAACAATGCACCAGCGCCAAGCCCACAACCAACGTCACCGCCATCAAACGGTAGCGGGAACCAAACAACAGGAAGTATCGTGACCTATTTAAACAGTATTGGCGTTGATTCAAGCTTTGAAAACCGAGCTCGTTTAGCAAGCCAAAATGGGATCCAGAACTATACAGGAACGGCAGAACAAAATACGCGACTGCTTTCACTGCTTAGAAATGGACAAGAGTCTAGTGGGAACACACCATCTCCATCACCGGCTCCACCACCATCGAGTGGGAGCGGGAATCAAACAACAGGAAGTATCGTAACCTATTTAAACAGTATTGGCGTTGATTCAAGCTTCGAAAACCGAGCTCGTTTAGCAAGGCAAAATGGCATTCAAAATTATACCGGAACAGCGGAACAAAATACACGGTTGCTCTCGTTAGTGCGTAATGGAAATGTTACGCCACCGAGCAATAGTGGAAACCAAACAACAGGAAGTATCGTGACCTATTTAAACAGTATTGGTGTTGATTCAAGCTTCGAGAACCGAGCTCGCCTAGCACGGCAAAATGGCATTCAGAATTACACTGGTACTGCTGCTCAAAATACGCAGTTGTTACAGCGACTAAGAAACGGCGGCTCAAACCATTCGAGTTCTCTTCCGAAAGCTCGTCAAGGGGAAGGAATTGTTGATTACCTCAATCGAATTGGAGTCGATTCATCGTTTTCAAATCGGTCTAGATTAGCGTCTCAATATGGCATTGCAAACTATCGTGGGACTGCACAACAGAACTCGCGTCTATTAAATCAGCTCTCTGGGTGA
- a CDS encoding tetratricopeptide repeat protein: MKDIILKEANATIYFDRSNYLREQTVDPKKLEVAIVYLKDCGEDQDYAMLGYFYRVLGKTKQAFYYYQRCLQKAEDNGGDKSLLINSIRFGEVLKCAHLHDEALAWFRKASEIAHRLSVSEYDDFILQHKGKCLWEMNELRKARRCFEEAYALRLQKGDETLIESTKQALRLLV, translated from the coding sequence ATGAAAGACATAATTTTAAAAGAAGCAAACGCCACGATCTACTTCGATCGTTCCAATTACTTACGAGAGCAAACAGTTGACCCGAAAAAGTTGGAAGTAGCAATTGTTTACTTAAAAGACTGTGGTGAGGATCAAGACTATGCGATGCTTGGGTATTTTTACCGCGTTCTCGGAAAAACAAAACAAGCCTTTTACTATTATCAGCGCTGTCTACAAAAAGCAGAAGATAATGGAGGCGATAAATCATTGTTAATCAACTCCATACGATTTGGTGAAGTTCTTAAGTGTGCACACCTACATGATGAAGCGCTTGCGTGGTTCAGAAAAGCATCTGAAATAGCTCACCGGTTAAGCGTTAGTGAGTATGATGATTTTATTCTGCAGCACAAGGGTAAATGTTTGTGGGAAATGAATGAACTTAGGAAGGCACGACGGTGCTTCGAAGAGGCTTATGCCTTGAGATTACAGAAAGGGGACGAAACGCTTATTGAGTCAACGAAACAAGCATTACGTTTATTGGTCTAA
- a CDS encoding amino acid permease, with translation MAKQKKLKAKGGLAWWQLSLLGIGCTIGTGYFLGSSIGISLAGPAIVVSFLLAAIGTYLVFIALAQMTANDPQEGSFSVYAENAFGEKLGFASGWNYWMSNILIIGSQLTALSILSQFWFESTPLWVFAALYSSLAIFVVILGTKGFDSVENVLSVIKVAAIFMFVVLGILAVFHLISHSGQEPTLPSNLKEWFPRGFSGFWGSLIYAFYAFGGIEVIGLMAMQLKKKEDAPKAGKVLLIGVTVLYTLSLGIAVSLVSYTAFNDSESPFVTAMSTYGLAFFPHVFNGAIIVAGFSAMTASLFGVTTLLAQLAKRKHAPSIFQKRVSFHDLPFFSLLLAICGLILAVVAALLLPGRLFEYITTAAGILILVNWMVILLSNWRLLNPTLWRICGHILGFSLMLFAITGIAVEETGRPGLYVSLAFLLLIIVMTFIVKKKRYKPKVWNGYTRK, from the coding sequence ATGGCTAAACAAAAGAAGCTAAAAGCAAAAGGGGGTCTTGCTTGGTGGCAACTCTCTCTTCTTGGGATCGGATGTACGATTGGAACAGGCTATTTCCTTGGATCTAGTATTGGGATCTCTCTAGCGGGACCTGCCATCGTCGTTTCATTTTTACTTGCCGCTATTGGCACATATCTTGTTTTCATTGCACTGGCACAGATGACTGCTAACGATCCGCAGGAAGGTTCATTTAGTGTTTATGCGGAAAACGCGTTTGGGGAGAAGCTTGGATTTGCCTCTGGCTGGAATTACTGGATGTCCAATATTTTAATCATAGGAAGTCAACTTACGGCGTTATCAATTTTATCGCAATTTTGGTTTGAAAGCACGCCATTATGGGTGTTTGCTGCTCTCTATTCAAGTTTGGCAATCTTTGTTGTCATTCTAGGAACAAAAGGGTTTGACTCTGTTGAAAACGTACTATCCGTTATTAAAGTGGCAGCCATCTTCATGTTCGTGGTGCTAGGTATATTGGCAGTTTTTCACTTAATCAGTCACTCGGGTCAAGAGCCAACGTTGCCATCTAACTTGAAGGAATGGTTTCCACGTGGATTTTCTGGTTTCTGGGGATCGCTCATTTATGCTTTTTATGCATTTGGAGGGATTGAAGTCATTGGTCTAATGGCGATGCAATTAAAGAAAAAGGAAGATGCACCAAAGGCAGGAAAAGTGTTGCTTATAGGCGTTACTGTCTTGTATACACTCTCTTTAGGGATTGCAGTGAGCCTTGTATCCTACACTGCGTTCAATGATTCTGAAAGTCCCTTTGTAACAGCCATGTCAACGTATGGGTTAGCATTTTTTCCGCATGTGTTTAATGGTGCTATCATTGTCGCTGGTTTTTCAGCAATGACAGCGTCGTTGTTTGGTGTAACAACATTATTAGCTCAATTAGCAAAGCGAAAACACGCGCCTTCCATATTCCAAAAGCGCGTTTCGTTTCACGATTTACCGTTCTTTTCATTGTTACTTGCCATTTGTGGATTAATTTTAGCTGTCGTTGCTGCATTGCTGTTACCAGGTCGTTTATTTGAATACATTACAACCGCAGCTGGCATTTTAATTTTAGTCAATTGGATGGTAATTTTACTGTCTAATTGGCGTTTACTTAACCCCACGCTTTGGCGAATCTGTGGCCATATTCTCGGTTTCTCGCTCATGCTTTTTGCGATTACAGGAATAGCTGTGGAAGAAACAGGTAGACCAGGTTTATACGTGAGTCTAGCATTTCTTCTTCTCATTATCGTTATGACGTTCATTGTAAAGAAAAAACGATATAAACCAAAAGTGTGGAATGGCTATACCCGTAAATAA